The Rhodothermales bacterium genomic sequence TTTTCCCCTAACCTATTCATCTATTGCCTGAAAGATAGGACATGTCCGATCTTTCCACCTTTGTGTCCGATTTACCCTCTATTGAAACCAGAAATGCAAAAAGAGAAATCGCAACATGGTGTCGACTAGCGAATCGAGTAGACCACCTCGTTCTTAATCGTATCAGCCGCAAAGGCGAGCGCCGCGAGGAAAGCCTGTTTTTGAAGCCCGGGATATGCCATTAATAAACCCTCCATGGTCTCGCCGGCAGCCAGCTTCTCCAGCAGCAGATCAACGGGGATCCGGGTGTGCTTGAACACAGGTTTTCCGAAGAGAATCCCTGGATTCGAGTCGATGTAGGGTCTCCAGTCCATTATGGGATTCAGCACCTCAGGTGTACACATATCATCGCGGGGACACCCGTCTGCTACAGCCACCGCAGAGA encodes the following:
- a CDS encoding DUF433 domain-containing protein, whose translation is MAVADGCPRDDMCTPEVLNPIMDWRPYIDSNPGILFGKPVFKHTRIPVDLLLEKLAAGETMEGLLMAYPGLQKQAFLAALAFAADTIKNEVVYSIR